In a single window of the Elaeis guineensis isolate ETL-2024a chromosome 6, EG11, whole genome shotgun sequence genome:
- the LOC140851009 gene encoding alpha-terpineol synthase, chloroplastic-like isoform X1 has protein sequence MALSTCFASTACHTGSKGWVVASQVRSQPSTRRSANYQPSSWDYDSLQSLKSGDLNGTHTTHLEKLKEDARHLLFKEAEPVARLKLVDALQRLGLGYHFEEEIKDVLGSMPIERADLMFKDDIHSMSLLFRLLREHGFPVSSDIFSGFTEEKGNFKASLLKDTHGLLSLHEASYLAFEGETLLDEARMFTTKYLSDLKLHMEPHLKGKVSLALDLPLHWRTPRLEARWHIDQYERSGNMEPMLLQFAKHDFNTVQSIHQNEIRKLTRWWKDVGLGDRLSFARDRLIEYFFFATGIVFEPHLGYCREELTKAFALVAIIDDFYDIYGTLDELNLFTSAVQRWDSNAMEGFPEYMKILYSALYNTTNEVADHIRREEGWDALPYLRKAWEDLFNAFLTEAKWHYNSYKPTLEEYLNNARMSVSGCVLLVHASLLSRQRITKEALQCLETYPSLFLSSSEIFRLCNDLATSSAELERGDTPTSIQCYMQDNGVSEAVARKGVQDLIISSWKKLNKDAVDCHPLPRFIANAAINLGRISHCTYHKGDGLGAPDQEKKNMIKSLFFDPVELKGGQDSFGLLDDRLVVSNV, from the exons ATGGCATTGTCTACATGCTTTGCATCCACTGCATGCCATACCGGGAGCAAAGGTTGGGTGGTGGCAAGTCAAGTTCGTTCGCAACCTTCGACGAGACGGTCGGCGAATTATCAACCTAGCTCATGGGACTATGACTCCCTTCAATCTTTGAAGAGTGGTGACTTG AATGGGACGCACACGACACACTTGGAAAAGTTGAAGGAGGATGCAAGGCACTTGTTATTCAAGGAGGCTGAACCAGTGGCTCGACTTAAGCTGGTCGATGCCCTGCAGCGTCTTGGTTTGGGTTATCACTTCGAGGAGGAGATCAAGGATGTCCTTGGCTCGATGCCTATCGAGAGGGCAGACTTGATGTTCAAAGATGACATCCACTCCATGTCCTTGCTATTTAGACTCCTTAGAGAGCACGGGTTTCCTGTTTCCTCAG ATATCTTCAGTGGCTTCACAGAAGAGAAGGGTAACTTTAAGGCAAGCCTTCTCAAGGACACTCATGGATTGCTATCCCTACATGAGGCTTCATATCTTGCTTTTGAAGGAGAAACACTGCTGGATGAAGCAAGAATGTTCACAACTAAATATCTCAGCGATCTCAAGCTACACATGGAACCACACCTCAAAGGAAAAGTGTCTCTAGCTTTGGATCTTCCTTTGCACTGGAGGACTCCAAGGTTGGAAGCAAGATGGCACATAGATCAGTATGAAAGAAGTGGAAACATGGAACCTATGCTTCTTCAATTTGCCAAGCACGATTTCAACACAGTGCAAAGCATACACCAAAATGAAATTAGAAAATTGACAAG GTGGTGGAAAGATGTAGGCCTTGGAGATAGATTGAGCTTTGCTAGAGATCGACTGATAGAGTACTTCTTCTTTGCAACTGGAATTGTATTCGAGCCACACCTTGGATATTGTCGAGAGGAACTTACTAAAGCATTTGCTTTGGTAGCAATTATAGATGATTTCTATGATATTTACGGAACACTGGATGAACTTAACCTTTTCACCAGTGCCGTCCAGAG GTGGGACTCCAATGCAATGGAAGGATTTCCGGAGTACATGAAAATCTTGTATTCAGCTTTATATAACACAACCAATGAAGTGGCGGATCATATACGTAGAGAAGAGGGTTGGGATGCCCTTCCTTATCTCAGAAAAGCG tgggaggatcttttcAACGCCTTCCTAACAGAGGCGAAGTGGCATTACAACAGCTACAAACCAACCCTGGAGGAGTATCTAAACAATGCCCGGATGTCAGTGTCAGGCTGCGTCCTATTGGTCCATGCTAGCTTGTTATCAAGGCAGAGAATAACCAAGGAGGCATTGCAATGCTTAGAGACCTATCCAAGCCTCTTCCTGTCCTCATCCGAGATCTTTCGTCTTTGCAATGATTTGGCCACTTCTTCG GCAGAGTTAGAGAGAGGTGACACTCCAACATCCATCCAATGCTACATGCAAGATAATGGTGTCTCCGAGGCAGTGGCTCGCAAAGGCGTTCAAGATTTAATCATTAGTTCATGGAAGAAGCTGAACAAAGATGCTGTTGATTGCCATCCACTGCCTCGATTCATTGCTAATGCAGCAATAAATCTTGGACGGATATCGCATTGCACATACCATAAAGGAGATGGCTTGGGTGCTCCGgatcaagagaagaagaacatGATCAAGTCCCTGTTTTTTGATCCCGTAGAACTCAAAGGAGGCCAGGATTCTTTCGGGCTTCTTGATGATAGGCTTGTGGTCAGCAATGTGTAG
- the LOC140851009 gene encoding alpha-terpineol synthase, chloroplastic-like isoform X2, whose protein sequence is MALSTCFASTACHTGSKGWVVASQVRSQPSTRRSANYQPSSWDYDSLQSLKSGDLNGTHTTHLEKLKEDARHLLFKEAEPVARLKLVDALQRLGLGYHFEEEIKDVLGSMPIERADLMFKDDIHSMSLLFRLLREHGFPVSSDIFSGFTEEKGNFKASLLKDTHGLLSLHEASYLAFEGETLLDEARMFTTKYLSDLKLHMEPHLKGKVSLALDLPLHWRTPRLEARWHIDQYERSGNMEPMLLQFAKHDFNTVQSIHQNEIRKLTRWWKDVGLGDRLSFARDRLIEYFFFATGIVFEPHLGYCREELTKAFALVAIIDDFYDIYGTLDELNLFTSAVQRWDSNAMEGFPEYMKILYSALYNTTNEVADHIRREEGWDALPYLRKAWEDLFNAFLTEAKWHYNSYKPTLEEYLNNARMSVSGCVLLVHASLLSRQRITKEALQCLETYPSLFLSSSEIFRLCNDLATSS, encoded by the exons ATGGCATTGTCTACATGCTTTGCATCCACTGCATGCCATACCGGGAGCAAAGGTTGGGTGGTGGCAAGTCAAGTTCGTTCGCAACCTTCGACGAGACGGTCGGCGAATTATCAACCTAGCTCATGGGACTATGACTCCCTTCAATCTTTGAAGAGTGGTGACTTG AATGGGACGCACACGACACACTTGGAAAAGTTGAAGGAGGATGCAAGGCACTTGTTATTCAAGGAGGCTGAACCAGTGGCTCGACTTAAGCTGGTCGATGCCCTGCAGCGTCTTGGTTTGGGTTATCACTTCGAGGAGGAGATCAAGGATGTCCTTGGCTCGATGCCTATCGAGAGGGCAGACTTGATGTTCAAAGATGACATCCACTCCATGTCCTTGCTATTTAGACTCCTTAGAGAGCACGGGTTTCCTGTTTCCTCAG ATATCTTCAGTGGCTTCACAGAAGAGAAGGGTAACTTTAAGGCAAGCCTTCTCAAGGACACTCATGGATTGCTATCCCTACATGAGGCTTCATATCTTGCTTTTGAAGGAGAAACACTGCTGGATGAAGCAAGAATGTTCACAACTAAATATCTCAGCGATCTCAAGCTACACATGGAACCACACCTCAAAGGAAAAGTGTCTCTAGCTTTGGATCTTCCTTTGCACTGGAGGACTCCAAGGTTGGAAGCAAGATGGCACATAGATCAGTATGAAAGAAGTGGAAACATGGAACCTATGCTTCTTCAATTTGCCAAGCACGATTTCAACACAGTGCAAAGCATACACCAAAATGAAATTAGAAAATTGACAAG GTGGTGGAAAGATGTAGGCCTTGGAGATAGATTGAGCTTTGCTAGAGATCGACTGATAGAGTACTTCTTCTTTGCAACTGGAATTGTATTCGAGCCACACCTTGGATATTGTCGAGAGGAACTTACTAAAGCATTTGCTTTGGTAGCAATTATAGATGATTTCTATGATATTTACGGAACACTGGATGAACTTAACCTTTTCACCAGTGCCGTCCAGAG GTGGGACTCCAATGCAATGGAAGGATTTCCGGAGTACATGAAAATCTTGTATTCAGCTTTATATAACACAACCAATGAAGTGGCGGATCATATACGTAGAGAAGAGGGTTGGGATGCCCTTCCTTATCTCAGAAAAGCG tgggaggatcttttcAACGCCTTCCTAACAGAGGCGAAGTGGCATTACAACAGCTACAAACCAACCCTGGAGGAGTATCTAAACAATGCCCGGATGTCAGTGTCAGGCTGCGTCCTATTGGTCCATGCTAGCTTGTTATCAAGGCAGAGAATAACCAAGGAGGCATTGCAATGCTTAGAGACCTATCCAAGCCTCTTCCTGTCCTCATCCGAGATCTTTCGTCTTTGCAATGATTTGGCCACTTCTTCG TGA